CTGTGGATGGCGTGGAGCCTGGGTCGGAGATGAACGTCACCCTGCCTCCGACAGAGCCGAATGTCGTCCAGCTAGGGAGCGAGCAGCCCATGCCTTCGCCAGTCGCACCAACAACAGATGCCGCTGGGCAGCatcaatagcttgtaaagtataagtagtttagtagttGTACaaagttaagttcatgggggagccgctgtgtaaacattcttgtgtactcaatgaatacaatcagtttcattttttgtgatggaatcactccgttcggggaatcttgtcccattcgttccttagttttaccttagcataattttgttttttattctttctttttcacacttgCCCGTTcgttccgtaggctgcaaccttaggaaCCCGAGCGTGGCCCCGAGGCTCAGTTGCTCGTAACCGttggtagaggcggggtgcgattggttagaatatttaaagcaaagctacgtaaggtaatttaaggaacgaactacccttttgtttgggtaggaaggagtttttaccatatgatagtaaataaAAGAGAGGTGATAgtgcacccccgtggagccccccgAGTGACCCTAGGCCGAAAGTGTTAGGTCGGGGCACTTTTATAgtagcaaacgttaagtaaaacaatggtaagactgaattttagggggaAGAAACGACAGTAGCTGTtcgctgttccaagtgttggtgagaacattgccgttgtcgtcctttagttgataggcgtccggtcggatcacctcagtcaccgtatagggaccttcagtcgtctggatccttgtccTGCTACActccctttcttggccgctgcttctttgccttttccttcctttggcCTACCGGCCTATCATAGAAGGCACTTGTGGAGCTCGTAGttcttatagaggtgtttgatggagtaggcagtggttggtgcatgggctctccatgagctcgttgaagtAGTCCTGgaaggccctgctagggctgcttgtccatgtgatcagccgtggtgaccaaccatggagttggccagtcggcgatgatcttttttgttctttttgcccctctgcgtggaggggccctcgtcctgatcctcgcGCTTGGCTTGCCTCTGCCTTGGCCTACGTTGAAGCATTAGGGAGTagcgctctctggatgcgtcgggcaaaggcccatggtcctgggccatccaggctaggactccggtcatcTGGCCGGCGACCACACCTAGGGTGTGTTCATCACCACTCCTCTTGATGGTCCTGGCCGGGGTCTATGTCGCCTGCTATCACATAcgctcgatggacgtcatcatcttTCAACTAACAGGGGATCCCACGCTATCCCAGAGTGTGGACAGGGCAGCGCCACGTGGGAAAAAGGATGCGGTAGGCAGAGGCAACAGAGTGACTAGTGGATCGCCTGCTGAAGCTGAAGCTGGTGGGAGCGGCCGGGCATGGACACCATCGTCTTCCTCTCGCCTCCTCTGCTGCTCATGAGCCACCGCCCCCAcgcatcatcatcagcttacaCTACTGCTAGTCGTCACCTGCCTcctctggctgctgctgctgcatcatCCAGTTCCAGCCCTCGGCTGCTCATCAAGCAGCAGAtgagcagcagcattattggtaATAATCATTCAACCCGGCAAAGATCACTATTACTGTCGTCTCGTGCATCTGCTGCTTCTTCTGCGtcaacggcgacggcggccgCAGCACTGGCACCGGcgcagaaagagagagagaaagacgtCGTGTTCGTGGCTGGCGCCACCGGCAGAGTTGGGTCCCGGGCCGTGAGGGAGCTCATCAAGCTTGGCTTCCGTGTGCGCGCTGCCGTCAGGAACGCCCAGAGGGCCACGTCCCTGGTGCAGGTATCATATTCATCATGTATATAAGTATATTGTTTGGGAATGAATGAATTTGATTGACTTCATCATCATAtcatataatgcatgcatggtgaatgAATTGTTTGCATTGATTTGCAGAGCGTCCAGCAACTGAAACTAGAGGCGCAGCTGGAGCTTGTGGAGTGTGACCTGGAGAAGCAGGCGCAGGAAGGCATCGTTTCAGCCATAGGCCATGCTTCCCTGGTGGTGTGCTCCATCGGTGCCAGCGAGAAGGAGATCCTGGATGTCACCGGCCCATACCGCATCGACTACATGGCCACCAACAAACTTGTACAGGCTGGTACGGTTAAGCTGCTAGTAGTTGCCGTAGGTTAATTCAttgttttaataataataataataataataactatATATATTCGTACTACATACTAACACTGTAGTATGGCCGCATTCAGCATCTGCTGCCAAGGTGGAGCACTTCATCCTGGTTACATCCCTGGGCACCAACAAGATCGGCTTCCCTGCATTCCTCTTGAAGTAAGTAAATAAACAGTAATTAATATGAAGTAATTTTAATTAATTGGTTGTGCTACCTACCTTGGGCACGCTTATTATACTATTGGGCTGGGTAATTAAATTAATAATAACTCCTGCTCGTGctgggcatatatatatatatatatatatatatatatatatatatatatatatatatatatatatatataaacacaaGCAGCTTGTTCTGGGGGGTTCTGTACTGGAAAAGACGAGCTGAAGAAGCACTCATCGCAAGCGGCATTCCCTACACGGTATGTACCTGTACGTAGGCATGCATCATCGATAGATCTATCTTGGTTCATCACAATGCATGCGGCATGCTTTCAATGGTTGTACATGTACGTAGATCATAAGGCCCGGAGGCATGGAGAGGCCGACGGATGCTTTCAAGGAGACGCACAACCTGGTGTTGGCACCAGAGGACACCTACGTGGGTGGCCAGGTATCCAACCTGCAGGTGGCGGAGCTCATCGGATGCATCATGGCCACCAACAGCAACAGGAGGGCGGCCTACTGCAAGATCGTGGAAGCGGTGGCCGAGACCACCGCGCCGTTGCTGCCCATGGAGCAGCTCCTCTCCACAATTCCTTCCAAGAGGGAGAGGGAACCCCCTGCAGCTGACGATGAGCCGCCTGAGGACGAAACGGAGGCTGCAGAGGTGAAGCCATCAGATCCAAA
Above is a genomic segment from Miscanthus floridulus cultivar M001 chromosome 3, ASM1932011v1, whole genome shotgun sequence containing:
- the LOC136541354 gene encoding protein TIC 62, chloroplastic-like isoform X1 — encoded protein: MDTIVFLSPPLLLMSHRPHASSSAYTTASRHLPPLAAAAASSSSSPRLLIKQQMSSSIIGNNHSTRQRSLLLSSRASAASSASTATAAAALAPAQKEREKDVVFVAGATGRVGSRAVRELIKLGFRVRAAVRNAQRATSLVQSVQQLKLEAQLELVECDLEKQAQEGIVSAIGHASLVVCSIGASEKEILDVTGPYRIDYMATNKLVQAVWPHSASAAKVEHFILVTSLGTNKIGFPAFLLNLFWGVLYWKRRAEEALIASGIPYTIIRPGGMERPTDAFKETHNLVLAPEDTYVGGQVSNLQVAELIGCIMATNSNRRAAYCKIVEAVAETTAPLLPMEQLLSTIPSKREREPPAADDEPPEDETEAAEVKPSDPKQPEPPAPVAEPSETRTGGKAAEPTLSPYTAYEALKPPSSPSPKQSSSKASQAQAQQMQETAS
- the LOC136541354 gene encoding protein TIC 62, chloroplastic-like isoform X2, encoding MDTIVFLSPPLLLMSHRPHASSSAYTTASRHLPPLAAAAASSSSSPRLLIKQQMSSSIIGNNHSTRQRSLLLSSRASAASSASTATAAAALAPAQKEREKDVVFVAGATGRVGSRAVRELIKLGFRVRAAVRNAQRATSLVQSVQQLKLEAQLELVECDLEKQAQEGIVSAIGHASLVVCSIGASEKEILDVTGPYRIDYMATNKLVQAASAAKVEHFILVTSLGTNKIGFPAFLLNLFWGVLYWKRRAEEALIASGIPYTIIRPGGMERPTDAFKETHNLVLAPEDTYVGGQVSNLQVAELIGCIMATNSNRRAAYCKIVEAVAETTAPLLPMEQLLSTIPSKREREPPAADDEPPEDETEAAEVKPSDPKQPEPPAPVAEPSETRTGGKAAEPTLSPYTAYEALKPPSSPSPKQSSSKASQAQAQQMQETAS